Part of the Primulina eburnea isolate SZY01 unplaced genomic scaffold, ASM2296580v1 ctg1251_ERROPOS100000, whole genome shotgun sequence genome, TTCCGTTTGTCTCCACCGTTTTTTCCAATATCTGCTTAGTCTCCCGATTGGATACTTCGGCTTGTCCATTGCTTGTGGGTGGTATGACCAGGGTCACCTTATGCTTCACATCATATTTAGCCAAAGTGAGTTAAAGATTTTATTACAAAAATGTGTACCTTCATCACTAATTATGGCTCTTGGTGTCCCAAATCTTGTGAAGATGTTCCTGTGAACAAACTTAGCAACTATTCGAGCATCATAAGTATTGGTGGCAATTGCTTCCACCATTTTGACACATAATCCACAGCAAGAAAAATATACGATTGTCCAAAAGAAGATTGGAATGGTCCCATGAAGTCaataccccaaacatcaaaaagttcaacttccaaaatattggtcaatgggaactcatggcgtctagaaatattgccaaACCTTTGGCATCTGTCACATGACTTGGCTGAGGTATAACTATCTTTGAACAAAGTAGGCCAATAATAACTAGACTGTAATACCTTTGCTGCTGTTCTTGATGCTCCAAAGTGGCCGCCACATGGTGAAAAGTGGCATTGTCAAGAATAACTTTCGCTTCTTCCTCCGCTACGCATCTTCTAATAATCTGATCAGCACATATCTTGAAGGCGTATGGATCATCCCATAGGTAAAACTTTGCATTGtatttcttgattgctcgcaatcTGGAGGGAGATTACCACAAGAAAAGAAATTAGCTATATCATCAAATCAAGGGAGTATAGAATTTACCTCAAACAGTTGTTCATCTAGGAATGCTTCTTTTATGATTACTTCATCTATTTTATCTTCAAGTTCGAGCCATGACAAGTGGTCAGGCACTTCATTTTCATACCCCTTTCTATCCTTTAgttcaaaatcaaactcttggagcaataaaatccaccttatcaagcgtggTTTTGCATCCTTCTTGGAAAATAGGTATCGAATAGCTGCATGGTCAATGAAACAATTACCTTTGTGCCGACCAAGTAGGGTCTAaacttgtcaaatgcaaacactactgcaagcATCTCTTTTTCAGTAGTTGTGTAATTTTGTTGTGCAGTATCCATGGttcgacttgcatagtagattgaTCTAAAAAATTTATCACGCCTTTGGCCCAACACCACACCTACAGTATAAACACTAGCATCACACATCAACTTCAAGGGCTCCTTACAATATGGTactatcatgatttgtgctatTACCAATGCCTTCTTGATCTTCTCAAATGCCTGcagacaatcatcatcaaaaataaaagtGGATTCTTTTTCAAGCAAATTACACAAAGGTTAAATAATCttagaaaaatatttgataatataCGATCAAACCCGACGGGTCCTAAGAAACTCCTTATCCCTTTGATGTTCTTCGGTGGTGATATCTTTTAAATTACAACTACTTTGGTTTGTCTACCTCTAATCCCTTTGAATACACTTTATGTCCAAGAACAATACCCTCTTgtaccataaaatgacacttcttCCAATTAAGAGCTAAGTTCTTtttgacatctctgcaaaacgagGGAAAGTTTAAGCAAACAGTGatcaaatgaagagccaaatacCGAGAAATCATCCATGATGTCTTCACCATGTCTgcaaaatatggccatcatacatctctgaaaagtagcaggtgcattgcatagcccAAAAGGCATCCTCCTAAAAGCAAAAGTTCCATAGGGGCACGTGAATGTTGTCTTCTCTTGATCCTCTGGTGCTATAGCAATCtggttataacctgaataactTTCTAAAAACAATAGTGACAATAACCAGCAAGTCTATCAagaatttgatcaataaaaggtaatggaaaatgatctttacgtgtggcattgttcaacttcctataatcaatacatactctcCATCCAGTCACAGTACGAGTGGatattaattcatcattttcattCTTTACCACAGTCAttccaccctttttaggcactaCTTGCACAAGAGACACCCAACTGCTGTCAGAAATAGCAGATATAActccagcatttaacaatttcaaCACTTCATTTTTCACTACCTCTTTCATGGCTGGATTTAACCTTCTATGATGATCCACATAAGGAGCGTATGACTTTTCCATTAAAATCCTATGCATGCATATGGTGGGACTAATCCActtgatatcagaaatcgacCAGCCAAATGCAGTTTTAAATTcctcaacactctcaacaatttctctttttcatctAAAGTAAGAGAGGAAGATATAATTACAGGATATGTTGACTTCTCACCCAAGAAAGCATAGCAAAGATGGCTTGGCAATTCCTTCAAAACAGGGGATGAAGGTATTATCTCTGAACATTTTTGTTCTTCCAACTTTTCCTGTGCGACTTCCTTCACCTTTGGCAACTCCTCAAGGGCTAAAAGTTTCTCTCTCAAttcccaatcatcatcatcaactCTACCGACAGTACTAGAAAAGAATCTTTCTAATGGATCTTCTACTGTATGACCTATACCAATCTCAGCGACACAAGAGTCAATTATATCAATGCTTTTAAAAGTACTCACCTCGTCGTTACATTTAATAGCCTTATAGATGTTGAATATCACAGCTTCCCCACCAACTCTCAAAGTGAGTTCTCCTTTGTGTACATCTATCAATGCTTTTCCAGTGGCTAAGAAGGGTCGCCCCAAAAATCAATGGAGCATCTTGATCTTCCTCCATATCAAGTATTACAAAATCAGCAGGGAAGATAAACTTGTCAACTTTTACCAAAACATCTTCAACAATTCCACGAGGATAGGTGAGTGACCTATCTGCAAGTTGAAAATTTATAGTGGTTGGTTTTACCTCCCCAAGCTCCAAGTCCCTATAAATAGAAaatggcataagattaatactcgcTCCcagatcacataaagctttattaaCATGAGTACTACCAATAATACaaagaatagtaaaactccctggatcttttagtTTTTGTGGTAACTTCTTTTGGAGAATGGCGCTGCACTCTTCGGTCAACTTCACTGTCTCGAACTCTTGtaacttcctcttctttgacatcacatctttgacgaactttgcatagtttggcatttgctctaaagcatcagcaaatggaatgttgatgtgaatcttcttgaaaatctccaaaaattttgcaaattaATCATCAATAATCTTCTTCGTAAATCTCTCTGGGTATGGAAGAGTCGGTTTCAGTATATGAATCCGTTCAATTCAGTTTCAATCCAAGAATCCTCAACCTCGTTCTCCTTTCCATTTTCACATTCATCTTCTTCAACTCTCTTCTCATTTTCCTCATTCTCTTTGAATTTTTTAACCTCAAGttctcttccacttctcaaagttatagctttgcattgctcctttggattcacttcagtattacttgggaattgacctctatttgatctctcaatgcattagccaactgtccaatctgtgtctctaatgatttcattgtggcacccatatttcccatgtgagtttcaatgctatcaagacgagattcagtcctagccatccttttactagattcagcaaAAAATGTCTCAactagatcctcaagtgaaggctttccttcccccttcgatgtattgaaccccagtggaggattcaacacattcttattattagcatatgacaaactctcatgatttctcaaaccagaATGAttagtgttagggggagggttacctcgatatcctccgtatccaccaaaattcctattattgatataatgagcctcataAGGAATATTTGGTTCTTCAAtaacaaccgatgcattttcaaACTTTGCTGTACTAGCTTTATTCATagctgcaatttgagttgttaaagctgGAATTTGTgcggtgagtgatgtaataggatctacggcataaattccagctggcttctttactcctgacctctcagatgtccactgataactgttaatggtcatctgttcaagcaaatcatatgcttgatcaggtgatttggcaaatatcgtgccaccagctgctgcatccacagtgcctcttgtttgtccattcaaaccattgtaaaacaattcaatctgtacccaatcttcaaagctatggtttggacacctcctcaacaactTCTTATatcgttcccatgcctcatataattgctcaaagGCAGTCTGCCTAAAATTACTTATCTCAATCTTCaattgtgcagacttcgcatgtggaaaatatttagcgaggaacttggttgctaactcctgccatgtagtgatactaCCCAAAGGAAGCGACTGGAGTCATCCTCTTtcttggtccctaagagaaaaatgaaacaagcgcaatcgaattatatcatcaggaACACCATTTATCTTTACCGTGTCAgtgatttcaaggaatgttcagAGATGcagatgaggatctgcagtagcggctcccccaaattggttctgttgaaccatgtttatcaatgcgggcttgagctcaaagtgtttgcattaatagtccctcgtgctatgcccgaataatgagcatttagtaccggcctaaaatgatctctgatgggtattgcagggggtggattttcgTTATCTCTGTTGTCAGCCATTGTTTGAGTCgcttctcttcttgcctttcttaatcttcttgtgGTTCTTTTGATCTCGgaatcaaagataagcaagtcaagattttgcgatcttcgcatgcactgtcaaacaaagataagaaacaaatcaatgttaatgtaataaaataagaacaactctaaattaaaatctagactaattggtaacaatacaaatataaatttaaaataaacatttcccggcaacggcgccaaaaacttgttgcatgttttcttgattgctcgcaagcgcacgacgtcaagttataataaaatatatttttgagtacaagtttcgatcccacgaggattgtgtatataaatgtatattagtacttgtgattaaaatagtcctgactttatttagaataatcaattaatAGATTTGTTTGTAAGAATAACTAAATTGAAAATGTATTTGAATGTAACACCAATTTATAGCAATtcacaatggaataaaagatctagaggttcGATTTCACGCAATTGTGCACCATGTGTAATTTcttgtagctatattataaaaatccttcttattcattagccatgAATCCTATAATTATCTACTACCTCTCCCGAGTGTTAAGAAGATATTAGTTATCTAAAAATGGATTGCaacgtccccatcaacaatctacaattaaataacacaacaaaCACTATGTTCTTTATGGGCTTCGATAGCATTATAGGCCCTCCcgaactctataaataccattgatgtatttttctcttttcttgtttataatttcctcttccgagcgataaattataaacatataaatcattcaaattatggtcaataaattgaaagcattaagattagaacaatacaaatgaacaatatgaaAAATTTAATTAGCTTAGTTCATAAAttccaacacatggtttctagttttgttccatctttcctctagaaataaaaattagttcatgataATACAAGCAAAATAACAAAACATGGTTATAAAATAAGgcatatcaaatgaaaaataaaagaaagaagagCTTAGAAGAAGAGTTTAAGGTGCTGATTCTGTCCCCGGATTTTTGCAAAAGATTTCCCGAAAACTTGATGAATTTGGATCTTCAATCCTCTAGCAGCAGCCTCTACTCCTCCCTTGGCTCCCAATACCCTAGATGGTAAgtaaatgatgtattttatagTCCCAGACAAGCCTCAATCCGCAGCACACCAAAATCTTGGACTTCCATGCGTAGCACACCAAAATACAGATTTTTCGGATTCTGTCCTGGAAGGACCGCGAGTGCGCTTAAGAAGTGATCGTGGGTGCGGTATTTCTACTGGTGTGTTAGCGCAGATGCGGTGCGTGTTTCAGTGCGGGTGCAGtgcttcaccgcgggtgcggtgcttttCTTACCGCAGGTGCGCTAAAGCTTCTGTATTTTTGAtcttttgcactttccaattcGATATTTTATTATTCCAAACTCTCATcctaaaccaacaaaaacaacaacaaatcacataaaacctactaaagaatcacaaaattctaaattaaatacaagtaataaaagtgcaataaattgcacttatcaga contains:
- the LOC140820583 gene encoding uncharacterized protein, translated to MSKKRKLQEFETVKLTEECSAILQKKLPQKLKDPGSFTILCIIGSTHVNKALCDLGASINLMPFSIYRDLELGEVKPTTINFQLADRSLTYPRGIVEDVLVKVDKFIFPADFVILDMEEDQDAPLIFGATLLSHWKSIDRCHTVEDPLERFFSSTVGRVDDDDWELREKLLALEELPKVKEVAQEKLEEQKCSEIIPSSPVLKELPSHLCYAFLGEKSTYPWISPTICMHRILMEKSYAPYVDHHRRLNPAMKEVVKNEVLKLLNAGVISAISDSSWVSLVQVVPKKGGMTVVKNENDELISTRTVTGWRTCWLLSLLFLESYSGYNQIAIAPEDQEKTTFTCPYGTFAFRRMPFGDVKKNLALNWKKCHFMVQEGIVLGHKVYSKGLEAFEKIKKALVIAQIMIVPYCKEPLKLMCDASVYTVGVVLGQRRDKFFRSIYYASRTMDTAQQNYTTTEKEMLAVVFAFDKFRPYLVGTKDRKGYENEVPDHLSWLELEDKIDEVIIKEAFLDEQLLRAIKKYNAKFYLWDDPYAFKICADQIIRRCVAEEEAKVILDNATFHHVAATLEHQEQQQRYYSLVIIGLLCSKIVIPQPSHVTDAKAIATNTYDARIVAKFVHRNIFTRFGTPRAIISDEELEHRAFWALKKLNFDMEASGEQRLLQLNEMEEFINEAYENAKIYKEKTRSGTTTISCIEISSPDNKYCCSIRASNYFLD